The Prevotella fusca JCM 17724 genome includes a window with the following:
- a CDS encoding ISL3 family transposase — translation MGNAELPAVLVDGKKTVETLLSTKNQTKTARLLRLSFDQVHGVMQRAVERGLNRRDDRHIHEHVCMDEKSIRRGHEYVSMLYDGDTGNVIEVEGGRTRKSVENLCSKALTEEQRAGVKTVCTDMWDAFIDGAKKYFPNASHCHDMYHCVTYLNDAVDKVRKREVRHFPELRHTKYLWLKDQSKYTTNDQARFNKLEDAEYEVSQAWKVKELFRDLLHLKYHGDMEAYGMLLRRMDDALQYNIEEINGVVFMFKRHLKGIVRAMVTGANNGKAERTNGSIQEIKTIGRGYGTAERYRIAILFFYGGLDIS, via the coding sequence GTGGGCAATGCCGAACTCCCGGCTGTCTTGGTTGATGGAAAAAAAACGGTAGAAACATTACTGTCCACCAAGAATCAGACAAAGACTGCACGTCTTCTTCGCCTGTCCTTTGACCAAGTGCATGGAGTGATGCAACGGGCTGTTGAACGGGGATTGAATCGGCGTGACGACAGGCACATCCATGAGCATGTCTGTATGGATGAGAAGTCAATCCGACGGGGGCATGAGTATGTGAGTATGCTCTATGACGGAGATACAGGAAATGTCATCGAAGTAGAGGGCGGGCGCACCAGGAAAAGTGTTGAGAATCTGTGCTCCAAGGCTCTCACTGAAGAGCAAAGGGCAGGTGTGAAGACCGTATGCACGGACATGTGGGACGCCTTCATTGACGGAGCGAAGAAGTACTTCCCTAACGCCAGCCACTGCCACGACATGTACCACTGTGTCACCTATCTGAACGACGCCGTTGACAAAGTTCGCAAACGTGAGGTCAGGCACTTCCCGGAACTGAGACACACCAAATATTTGTGGTTAAAGGACCAGTCCAAATATACCACCAACGACCAGGCTCGTTTCAACAAGCTTGAAGATGCGGAATATGAGGTTTCGCAGGCTTGGAAAGTCAAAGAACTCTTTCGTGACCTCCTACATCTCAAGTACCATGGTGACATGGAAGCTTACGGAATGTTGCTGCGCCGGATGGATGATGCATTGCAGTACAACATAGAGGAAATCAACGGGGTGGTCTTCATGTTCAAGAGACACCTTAAAGGCATTGTCAGAGCCATGGTCACAGGTGCAAATAACGGCAAAGCCGAAAGAACCAACGGCTCCATTCAAGAGATAAAGACCATCGGCAGAGGATATGGAACTGCCGAGAGGTACAGGATTGCTATTCTATTTTTCTACGGTGGGCTAGACATAAGTTAA
- a CDS encoding transposase family protein has translation MKRPEDILAKLLLQNNDDREIDRVTCDDSADEIHITLKYRHDTIHVNGKEFPIFDFRHERSWRHLDMWQYKTILEARVPRYRDGDGIKSVPVPWAMPNSRLSWLMEKKR, from the coding sequence ATGAAGAGACCAGAAGACATCTTAGCCAAGCTGCTCCTCCAAAACAATGATGACAGGGAAATCGATCGTGTGACATGTGATGACTCCGCTGATGAGATACACATCACCCTCAAATATCGCCATGACACCATCCATGTTAATGGGAAGGAATTCCCTATATTTGACTTCCGTCACGAACGGAGTTGGAGGCACTTGGACATGTGGCAGTACAAGACGATTCTTGAAGCCCGAGTCCCCCGATACCGGGATGGAGATGGGATCAAGAGCGTCCCCGTTCCGTGGGCAATGCCGAACTCCCGGCTGTCTTGGTTGATGGAAAAAAAACGGTAG
- a CDS encoding transposase family protein yields the protein MKRPEDILTKLLLQNNDDWEIDRVTCDDSADEIHITLKYRHDTIHVDGKEFPIFDFRHERSWRHLDMWQYKTILEARVPRYRDGDGIKSVPVPWAMPNSRLSWLMEKNGRNVTVHQESDKDCTSSSPVL from the coding sequence ATGAAGAGACCAGAAGACATCTTGACCAAGCTGCTCCTCCAAAACAATGATGACTGGGAAATCGATCGTGTGACATGTGATGACTCCGCTGATGAGATACACATCACCCTCAAATATCGCCATGACACCATCCATGTTGATGGGAAGGAATTCCCTATATTTGACTTCCGCCACGAACGGAGTTGGAGGCACTTGGACATGTGGCAGTACAAGACGATTCTTGAAGCCCGAGTCCCCCGATACCGGGATGGAGATGGGATCAAGAGCGTCCCCGTTCCGTGGGCAATGCCGAACTCCCGGCTGTCTTGGTTGATGGAAAAAAACGGTAGAAACGTTACTGTCCACCAAGAATCAGACAAAGACTGCACGTCTTCTTCGCCTGTCCTTTGA
- a CDS encoding ISL3 family transposase, with translation MSFDQVHGVMQRAVERGLNRRDDRHIHEHVCMDEKSIRRGHEYVSMLYDGDTGNVIEVETGRTRKSVENLCSKALTEEQRAGVKTVCTDMWDAFIDGAKKYFPNASHCHDMYHCVTYLNDAVDKVRKREVRHFPELRHTKYLWLKDQSKYTTNDQARFNKLEDAEYEVSQAWKVKELFRDLLHLKYHGDMETYGMLLRRMDDALRYNIEEINGVVFMFKRHLKGIVRAMVTGANNGKAERTNGSIQEIKTIGRGYGTAERYRIAILFFYGGLDIS, from the coding sequence CTGTCCTTTGACCAAGTGCATGGAGTGATGCAGCGAGCTGTTGAACGGGGATTGAATCGGCGTGACGACAGGCACATCCATGAGCATGTCTGTATGGATGAGAAGTCAATCCGACGGGGGCATGAGTATGTGAGTATGCTCTATGACGGAGATACAGGAAATGTCATCGAAGTAGAGACCGGGCGCACCAGGAAAAGTGTTGAGAATCTGTGCTCCAAGGCTCTCACTGAAGAGCAGAGGGCAGGTGTGAAGACCGTATGCACGGACATGTGGGACGCCTTCATTGACGGAGCGAAGAAGTACTTCCCTAACGCCAGCCACTGCCACGACATGTACCACTGTGTCACCTATCTGAACGACGCCGTTGACAAAGTTCGCAAACGTGAGGTCAGGCACTTCCCGGAACTGAGACACACCAAATATTTGTGGTTAAAGGACCAGTCCAAATATACCACCAACGACCAGGCTCGTTTCAACAAGCTTGAAGATGCGGAATATGAGGTTTCGCAGGCTTGGAAAGTCAAAGAACTCTTTCGTGACCTCCTACATCTCAAGTACCATGGTGACATGGAAACTTACGGAATGTTGCTGCGCCGGATGGATGATGCATTGCGGTACAACATAGAGGAAATCAACGGGGTGGTCTTCATGTTCAAGAGACACCTTAAAGGCATTGTCAGAGCCATGGTCACAGGTGCAAATAACGGCAAAGCCGAAAGAACCAACGGCTCCATTCAAGAGATAAAGACCATCGGCAGAGGATATGGAACTGCCGAGAGATACAGGATTGCTATTCTATTTTTCTACGGTGGGCTAGACATAAGTTAA